TTTGCGGTGTTCTGCGGGCTTTTTATGTGCCTTTTGGGATACCTCACCTATTTCCAGGTTTATGAGCGGCAAAAGCTCATAGAAAGCTCATATAACCGGAGGCTCTGGGAACAGGAGGAGAGCATTACCAGAGGCACCGTGTACGATATTAGGGGAAGAGTCCTCGCCGCTACGGTTGTGGAAAACGGTGCGAAAAGGCGGGTTTACCCCCAGGGGCCGGCTTTCGGTCCGCTGCTCGGGTATTCCAGCAGGAAGCTGGGGAGGGCCGGGTTGGAAGAGGTGCTGAACGGGGAGCTTTTAGGAATTTCCCAGCAGGATCCCATGCTGTTGTTGCGCCAGAAGATTCTGGGAGTTTCAAAGGGCAACGATGTTTACCTGACGATAGACTCGGACCTTCAAAAAAGAGCATACGAGCTTTTTCAGGGAAGGCGGGGGGCTCTGGTAGCCCTGGACCCGAATACCGGCGCGGTTCTTGCAATGGTGAGCTCACCGGGTTACAATCCCAGCAGTGTCGAAAAGCAGTGGGAAGCACTGTCTAAGGACAAGGCGAGTCCCCTGCTCAACAGGGCCATCCAGGGGCTGTACCCTCCAGGCTCGTCCTTTAAAATAGTGACCCTTGCCGCAGCCTTGGAAAGCATACCGGATATTGAGAAAAGGACTTACGAGACGCCGGGGTACGTGAAGGTCAGCGGAAGAGTCATAAGGGATTACGAAGGGATGGAACCGGGCAATTACGACGTTAAGAGGGCTTTCAGCCTCTCCAGCAACTCGATTTTTGTGAAAATAGGGCTTGAAGTGGGAAAGGAGAGGCTTTTTGCCAAAGCCCAGGAATTCGGGTTTAATTCAAAAATCCCCTTTGAGCTGCCGGCGGCCGTGAGCCGATTCCCCAGGTTTTCCCTTATGAGCGACGACGTAGAACTGGCTGAAGCTTCCATAGGCCAGGGCCGCATCCTGGCGACTCCGCTTCAAATGGCCATGGTAGCTTCCACGGTGGCCAACGGCGGCAAGATGATACAGCCGTATATCGTGCAAAAGACGGTTACACCTCTAGGGCACGTAAAAAATTTTGAGAAGGCGGGTTCTGCGAAGCAGGTAATCGACGAAGTGACGGCGAACAAGATAAGGGAATATATGGTTGATGTGGTAGAAAACGGCACCGGTACTCCGGCAAGGGTTCGCGGCATACCCGTAGCCGGAAAAACCGGCAGCGCCGAAAACCCCCACGGAGAGACCCACGCCTGGTTTGTAGGCTTCGCCCCGGCGGACGACCCTAAGATAGCGGTGGCGGTCGTTGTGGAAAACGCCGGTTCCGGCGGCAGAAACGCCGGGCCTATTGCCAGGGAGGTAATATCACAGTACCTGGAGCGCCTGCAATAACTTTATAAACAATGTAAAGATAACCGGAGGGTAGTAAAAGATGAGGATAAAAAAGAGCCTTCTGGCGGATGGGGCTCTGCTCCTAGTCACCATGGCGTGGGGGCTCAACTTTGTCGTAATGAAAAACGCCCTTCAGAGGATAACGCCTTTCATGTACCTTGCCGTGAGGTTTTTGCTGGCTTTTCTCGTCCTTGCAGCCGTCTTCAATGAAAATATAAAAAAAGTGGATAAAAGGGATATAATCGGAGGTAGCATCATAGGCCTTTTTCTCTTCCTGGGGTTTGCCACCCAGACGGTGGGGCTTATTTATACCACACCGGCCAAGTCCGGGTTCATAACGGGAAGCAATGTAGTAATGGTGCCGTTTCTGGCGTACTTTGTAAACAAAAAGTTCCCCGGCTGGTACCAGGTGTTGGGGGCTGCCGTCACTTTTGCAGGATTGGGTGTCATCTCCCTGGAAGGCGGGTTAAGGGTAAATGTAGGGGATTTTCTTACACTGCTTTGCGCCGTATTTTTTGCCATGCAGATAGTGAGCACCGAATACTACGCCAGGCGGGGCAATCCGATTAACCTCGCAATCCTTGAAACGGGTATAACCGGAATGCTGTCGCTCTTTGTCGGTGCCTTGACCGAGCCCATGCCCGTAACGCTGGATTTATCGATGTGGATCGCGATACTGTATGCGGTTATATGCTGCACAGCAGGCGCTTTTCTCGTCCAGAACGTTGCGCAGAAATACACCACCTCGACCCACGCGGCAGTCATCATGTGCCAGGAAGCGGTATTTGCCGGTGTATTTTCCTTCCTCTTCTGGGGTGAGCCCGTAACGTTCAAAGCCCTCGCAGGCTTTGCGCTGATACTGGCAGGGGTACTGATAACCGAGCTTTCCCCTGCTTACGGACTTAAAACGGAAACCCTTTGATGATCTGTCGATAATACCCCTGGGAACCGTTACAGGGGGTAATATAAAAGGTTAGGGGAAGGGGGAGGGGGATGCTCAAAGTATGTAACATTAAAAAAACTTATAAGAAACCGCCCGTTACAGCTCTCGCCGGTGTCTCCCTGGAGGTGATGGAAGGTGAGGTGGTGGGGCTATTGGGTCCTAACGGGTCCGGCAAAACCACCCTGATAAAGATCATCAACGGCATCATCCTTCAGGACTCCGGGGAAATTTACATCGGCGGCCGGCCGGTTAAAAACTCCCGGGAGTTTGCAAATTTTTTAGGTTCGGTCTTCGATACGGAAAGGAGCCTCTCCTGGGGCCTCACGGTGCGCCAGAACTTAATGTACTTTGCACACTTAAAAGGAGCCGCCTCCGGAGAAGTCAAGGCAAAATTCGAATACCTGGGGGAAATATTCGATCTCAAGGAATTATGGGACAGGAGGGTAGCCACCCTGTCCCACGGGCAGAGGCAGCGGGCGGCTATAGCAACTGCTTTGGCGCATGATCCCAAAATTTTGATTCTTGATGAACCCACCAACGGCCTTGATGTGG
The DNA window shown above is from Thermosediminibacter oceani DSM 16646 and carries:
- a CDS encoding peptidoglycan D,D-transpeptidase FtsI family protein; this encodes MEKLHRNIKLVFAVFCGLFMCLLGYLTYFQVYERQKLIESSYNRRLWEQEESITRGTVYDIRGRVLAATVVENGAKRRVYPQGPAFGPLLGYSSRKLGRAGLEEVLNGELLGISQQDPMLLLRQKILGVSKGNDVYLTIDSDLQKRAYELFQGRRGALVALDPNTGAVLAMVSSPGYNPSSVEKQWEALSKDKASPLLNRAIQGLYPPGSSFKIVTLAAALESIPDIEKRTYETPGYVKVSGRVIRDYEGMEPGNYDVKRAFSLSSNSIFVKIGLEVGKERLFAKAQEFGFNSKIPFELPAAVSRFPRFSLMSDDVELAEASIGQGRILATPLQMAMVASTVANGGKMIQPYIVQKTVTPLGHVKNFEKAGSAKQVIDEVTANKIREYMVDVVENGTGTPARVRGIPVAGKTGSAENPHGETHAWFVGFAPADDPKIAVAVVVENAGSGGRNAGPIAREVISQYLERLQ
- a CDS encoding DMT family transporter, encoding MRIKKSLLADGALLLVTMAWGLNFVVMKNALQRITPFMYLAVRFLLAFLVLAAVFNENIKKVDKRDIIGGSIIGLFLFLGFATQTVGLIYTTPAKSGFITGSNVVMVPFLAYFVNKKFPGWYQVLGAAVTFAGLGVISLEGGLRVNVGDFLTLLCAVFFAMQIVSTEYYARRGNPINLAILETGITGMLSLFVGALTEPMPVTLDLSMWIAILYAVICCTAGAFLVQNVAQKYTTSTHAAVIMCQEAVFAGVFSFLFWGEPVTFKALAGFALILAGVLITELSPAYGLKTETL
- a CDS encoding ABC transporter ATP-binding protein, whose translation is MLKVCNIKKTYKKPPVTALAGVSLEVMEGEVVGLLGPNGSGKTTLIKIINGIILQDSGEIYIGGRPVKNSREFANFLGSVFDTERSLSWGLTVRQNLMYFAHLKGAASGEVKAKFEYLGEIFDLKELWDRRVATLSHGQRQRAAIATALAHDPKILILDEPTNGLDVENTIHLSGIIRSLLEKKLSILISSHNLGFIEEVADRVYLMKQGRVVGNVRLEEPEKQEEMRYYHIYLSYDATHEDARKLELAGFRVIDISGAMLKVEVPQSVPASRILEVMSEIGLIVRSVLPVKRNLMELYRRVVLQNLPPGEVDVNESASRCDG